Proteins from a single region of Sinorhizobium alkalisoli:
- a CDS encoding L,D-transpeptidase: MKKFLLLATSCLCIFPVGAGAQDRYQNRPPVIVSPDLTAPWVMQLTGGRVRPVVYRPEAPTASRKPVERRQVRRTPYAPAVQPVAATRAQKPVKTKFDPQFLPQMVAYETGEKPGTIVIDTNNRFLYLVTGNGEARRYGVGVGKPGFEWAGEHKITRKAEWPSWTPPQEMIAREAAKGHYLPARMDGGPQNPLGARAMYLGSTLYRIHGTNAPWTIGYAVSSGCIRMRNEDVVDLYERVNVGTKVLVL, encoded by the coding sequence ATGAAGAAGTTCCTCTTGCTTGCCACCTCCTGCCTCTGCATTTTCCCCGTCGGCGCGGGGGCGCAGGATCGTTATCAGAACCGGCCGCCGGTCATCGTCAGCCCGGACCTGACGGCCCCGTGGGTGATGCAGCTGACCGGCGGGCGCGTGCGCCCTGTCGTTTACCGCCCAGAGGCGCCCACGGCCTCCCGAAAACCCGTCGAACGGCGCCAGGTCAGGCGCACGCCCTACGCCCCCGCCGTTCAGCCCGTGGCCGCCACGCGCGCCCAGAAACCGGTGAAAACCAAATTCGACCCGCAGTTCCTGCCACAGATGGTGGCCTATGAGACGGGGGAAAAGCCCGGCACGATCGTGATCGACACCAACAATCGCTTCCTCTATCTCGTGACCGGCAATGGCGAAGCCCGGCGGTACGGAGTAGGCGTCGGCAAGCCGGGCTTCGAGTGGGCAGGCGAGCACAAGATCACCCGCAAGGCCGAGTGGCCGAGTTGGACGCCGCCGCAGGAAATGATCGCGCGCGAAGCAGCCAAGGGTCACTACCTGCCGGCGCGCATGGACGGCGGTCCGCAGAACCCGCTGGGTGCCCGCGCCATGTATCTCGGCTCCACGCTCTATCGGATCCACGGTACCAATGCCCCTTGGACGATCGGCTACGCCGTGTCCTCCGGCTGCATCCGCATGCGCAACGAGGACGTCGTCGACCTTTACGAGCGGGTGAATGTCGGCACCAAGGTCCTCGTTCTGTAG
- a CDS encoding L,D-transpeptidase: MKCHAGKLVALGVAATTLFAAVNASAFTPAEPGGRAVKRSDIVLTAQQKKPPKKYWRTKVRFRTEEAPGTIIIDTNSKFLYYIDGPNRATRYGIGVGREGFGWSGIVKVGRKAEWPSWTPPAEMRAREAAKGRILPITQEGGIDNPLGARALYLYKGGRDTIFRIHGTNQPWTIGQNMSSGCIRMMNNDVEHLYDRAPIGTKVIVIGPGNKQGDISFDDRGVDILREIFGG, translated from the coding sequence ATGAAATGTCACGCCGGTAAACTGGTCGCGCTCGGCGTCGCGGCCACCACTCTTTTTGCTGCCGTCAACGCTTCGGCGTTCACGCCTGCCGAGCCGGGCGGTCGGGCCGTCAAGCGCTCGGACATCGTCCTCACCGCCCAGCAGAAGAAGCCGCCGAAAAAGTATTGGCGCACCAAGGTTCGTTTCCGCACGGAAGAAGCGCCCGGCACGATCATCATCGATACCAACAGCAAGTTCCTCTATTACATCGATGGTCCGAACCGCGCGACCCGCTACGGGATTGGCGTCGGCCGCGAGGGCTTCGGCTGGTCCGGTATCGTCAAAGTGGGCCGGAAGGCCGAATGGCCGAGCTGGACGCCGCCGGCGGAAATGCGCGCACGCGAAGCGGCCAAGGGCCGGATCCTGCCGATCACCCAGGAAGGCGGCATCGACAACCCGCTCGGCGCCCGCGCACTCTATCTCTACAAGGGCGGTCGCGACACGATCTTCCGCATCCATGGCACCAATCAGCCCTGGACGATCGGCCAGAACATGTCCTCGGGTTGCATCCGGATGATGAACAACGATGTCGAGCACCTCTACGATCGGGCACCGATCGGCACCAAGGTGATCGTGATCGGCCCCGGCAACAAGCAGGGCGACATCAGCTTCGACGACCGCGGCGTCGACATTCTCCGCGAGATCTTCGGCGGCTGA
- a CDS encoding DNA-3-methyladenine glycosylase I — translation MTEKGLITGEDGLSRCAWHSNLEDYRRYHDEEWGRPMADDHRLFEKICLEGFQSGLSWLTILRKREAFRGAFAGFDFEVVAEFGEADVERCLADPGIVRHRGKIVSAVNNARRARELRDEFGSLAAYFWSHEPNGSERPPVMDYDTLVANPTTPASVRISKDLKKRGWTFVGPTTVYAFMQAMGLVNDHLEGCFCRAGVEEMRRQFVRPAAGPSRSASI, via the coding sequence ATGACGGAAAAGGGTCTGATCACGGGCGAGGACGGGCTCAGCCGTTGTGCCTGGCACAGCAATCTCGAAGACTACCGTCGCTATCATGACGAGGAATGGGGGCGGCCGATGGCGGACGACCACCGGCTGTTCGAGAAGATCTGCCTGGAAGGCTTCCAGTCGGGGCTTTCCTGGCTGACGATCTTGAGAAAGCGAGAGGCGTTTCGCGGGGCCTTTGCAGGCTTCGATTTCGAGGTCGTCGCCGAATTCGGGGAGGCCGATGTCGAGCGCTGCCTAGCCGATCCGGGCATCGTGCGTCATCGCGGAAAGATCGTCTCCGCGGTCAACAATGCCCGGCGGGCGAGGGAGCTGCGCGATGAATTCGGGTCTCTCGCCGCCTATTTCTGGTCGCACGAGCCCAACGGAAGCGAACGTCCCCCTGTCATGGACTACGACACGCTGGTGGCCAATCCGACGACGCCGGCTTCGGTCAGGATTTCGAAGGATCTGAAGAAGCGCGGCTGGACCTTCGTTGGGCCGACGACCGTCTATGCCTTCATGCAGGCCATGGGCCTCGTCAACGACCACCTGGAAGGCTGCTTCTGCCGTGCCGGTGTCGAGGAGATGCGGCGGCAATTCGTGCGGCCTGCCGCAGGTCCGTCTCGATCGGCCTCGATCTAG